One Lachancea thermotolerans CBS 6340 chromosome B complete sequence genomic window, ATCATCGATACACTGAACCTGATACCAAACAACAAGTTATCGCAATTCATCTCCAGCATGGTATCCCCTTCGGTAGTCCTGTTGGGCATATATCACAAGCAACAGCCTGAAGTCAGGCCGAGTTCAATGGAAAACTACCCATCATcactgcagctgcttcaattCATGGCTACATCAATTCTGGATTGCCAGCCGATTACAGAAGACGCGGCTGCCGAAGAGATGCTGGATTCGAAGatccaaaagcttgttATCCCTCGAGGCCTCAACTCGCCTGTCTTTAAACTTGTGTTAACAAATCGCAGGAAGTCAGGGCGGGCACTTACGTACAGCTTCCAGTTTGATTCTCGTAATCACACATACAACGTTTTACAAGAGCAAGCAGAGAATGAAAACACAGAAGATGACAAAGAGGTGTTTGAGGGGCTTACAACCTTTAACCTTAATATCTCTAATAGACAAAAAGCAGCTCGTGAAAATGTGGCCTTGCCCTTCTTGGAAGCTCAGAGCTTCAATGCTGGAGGTGCAATTGTTTATGAATACGAAAAGGATGATgattatgatgaagaagacccTTACGAGGACCCATTTTAATTTTACACAAAACGAGCGGCAGCCCAGACTGCTCCATGATGCTCTCCAGAGCAAGAGCTGTGTTTACAAATGTGATTCTGTATGTACTAAGTTTAATGCTAGATGACCTTCTAAACGCAGCAAGTTAAAGTTCTTTTCTGCCGTGAATAAGCAACTACTGCCGTTTTTTAACTTCATCAACCTTCTTCCGTTTCAATGAAAATGCTTTGAGCATTCTAGCCACTTTGCCTTTCAGCCCAGGACGAAGGGAAGCTTGCCTATCTGCCTCCTCAAGAGGAACAAGGCGCTTGACCATTAGGTTAAACAGGGTCCCAAAAGCCAGACCCATTACTGTTGAAGTCAAGATTATAACATTGTAAGGCATGCTGAAATCCGGGGTTGATAATGAGAGCAGTAAAGTAGCAGTTCTCATTTCATACCTTACTGGTTCAAGCACAGTCACCACTGCAGATTCTATTTCAAATCCATGGTTCGCGTCTGGTGGATATTCAGCGTATTTAAGCAGCGCTTTATCAAATTGGTAGGAGAGCGCAATTGTAGTATTTGCGGGAATTGTTAAATTGTACTCCAAGTGTGTGGGCCGCTCCCTGTCAATGGCTGGTAGATAATATGTACCTCTCACAACgtcttcaatttcaagaCCGTCTGCGCTTTCgattttcaaagaagagagatAGATCCTCATATACCAAGGAAGCGCCTCAAAGTATATGGCGTTGACAGATTCGTTTcctggatttttgaaaacagtaCGCAAACCACCGCTGTCCTGTCCATATCCAGTGAGAGAACGAGAAACATACAGGGGTACGCTCTCGGGAGGCGTAACCTGAGTTGTGTCATCAGACTCTAGGTAAAGATCATGCAGTTTGTTCTCTTTAACACTAAAGCAATTGTTGTCAGTTGCAAAAAGCATGTTGTCAACATCAATGTATGCCTTCCAGTTGTCGCTAACATCCGCGCAAATCTGAGATGGGGACTCTGAAATCAAGCTTGAGCCCACAAtttgttttccaaacaGTTCAGATAGTCGGAACTTAATTTCTTTACTTTGTGGAAGTGGGAAGCATTCAAAATTGTCATGTGGTTTGCTTTCGTCACATTTCAAATCCGACTCCTTGACAGGCTTTGGGATAGGCTTTTCCGCGCGAGCAAGCGTGTTGGGGACATTGAAGACAATTTCAATAAGCTCCTCCATGTGATATTTGCAATCATTCCCGTCACATGTAgtttcaacatcaagagACATACTGTGCCAGTTAGAATCAAAGACTTTGTGCCCGTCTAATAGGGACGAAATCCCACTTTTACCTCTGGTAGGtaagagcttcaggaaagGAGTAAGGTTTTCAGTACAGATTGGCTCGTTTGCCAAGGCCGCTCGTATCAAAAATAAGCCGTTTGTAGCATTAAAGACCGGCAGCCCGCCGTCGCCTTGAGGTTGGAAAGATGAAACAGGGTAAGTAGTTCTCTCTGAGTCAATGAAGTTAATGGAAGAGCAGAAGAGTCCGCTCAGGGAGTTAGCCAGCGACACCCAGTGTCTGAATGCAATCTCTTTTGAATCGGCTTCTATTACCGCCCAGAGTTCCACACCATTACCACCAGACTTGGACCCTTTGTGTGGCAATTGACCCCAAGACTCGGAATCCCACAGCCCGTGAGTGAATCGAAGATGCAGCTGCCGTGTGTTTGTATACTCTAGAATTGGGCTAATGGCCTTAGGAAAAACAGTATAATGTCTGTACGCATCGAAGTCGGTTTCCGATTGGCCCACAGAAAGGTTGTTGGATGCCATCTGGAACTGGAAAGACGCTACCATATAATTACGTGGCAACGGTTTCAGCGTCAGTTGCTCAGCGAACGGGTACTTGATAGCAtcttgcttctcaaaaaaaacaggcTTTTGCAACGCCTCGTTGAggagctcttcttcaactgggTCCTCTTTATCATTCGAAGTGGAATTTCCGGAATCCAACCCAAAAGACGAATCTTCAGCGATGCATGTTTCATCTGCGCTGCCAGCTGACTCAGTCTCATTTGGTATTAGCAGTTCCTCATCAATTGACGATCTAACCTCTTGCGCTTTGGCCACGAGAAATGCCCAAAACAGCACCAAAAGAGCTCTCATTTCATTCAGCCCAAATAACTGGCCCACAAAGCTTCCTAAACCGAGAAGAGTTTCTTGTTGGCCTTGACCTGTTTGAACAGCGTCCCGTTCATAATTGAGAAAGCACGTAAAAACCTTGATATACCATTATACGGGAAAATATTGAATTATGAAGGCTAACCTGAATCCAGGATCTAAGCGCCAGGAATAAACGCATCTCGGTGAGCGTTCCTGCAGAAAGAGGCTGATTGGAGAGGCCTTAGCCATGAAAGACTTAGAATCTGTAGAAAATATGGACTCTAACCAAAAACACTGCCTTACTGCGGCTTACACTATGCCGCAAGAGCTAAAAACAGAGCTGGAAGTCCACGGAAAGGATGATGCACTGACAGAGAGAATGCGGGCAAAAGCTGCCTCCGCTAGAGAGTCAGACTACCAGAGAAAGCGTTACGATTTACAGCTTAAAGAAGGAGCAGGGAACGGCCAAGAAAATGACAAAAAGAGGCATTTGGAGGTGGATATAACTAGTGAACCACGACAGGGAGCAGTTGTGAAGAGGTCCCGGTGGGATGTTGTGGAGGCTTATCAAATGCCCGAAAGCTCTAGAGAAGAAATCCAAAACCTATCGAAGGAGCTAATAACGGAAGTACCGGGGGTCCGAGATTTacagttcttcaagcccaGCGACAAGAACCACTTCGGAGAGCTGCTAAGTGACAAGAAAGAACTaagtgaagaagaagaaaaagaccgCCAGTTTCTTCGCCTGCTTCTGCGGATCAAAAATGGGAGACCGCAAACCAGAAAGTCGGCCATGCGCGCGCTGCGAGATCGAGCTTCTGAGTTCGGTGCCCCTAGAATATTCAATCGCGTGCTCCCAATCCTTATGGATCGGAGCTTGGAAGACCAGGAACGTCACTTGATGATCAAGGTGGTGGACAGAATTCTTTACCAACTCCAAGATCTAGTAAAGCCTTACACTCATCGCATTCTAGTTGTGATTGCTCCAACATTAATAGACGAGGACATTGTGACAAGAGAAGTTGGAAGAGAGATCATATCGCGCCTCGCTCACTCAGTGGGCTTTGCGACGATTATTATGAACGTCAGAGCAGACATTGATAATCAAGATGAGTATGTTAGAAACATTACTTCCCGGGTGCTAGCGGTGGTCGCAAAAGCTCTTAGCGTGTCCAATATGATACCGTTTCTTAAGGCTGTCTGTAATTCTCGCAAGTCTTGGCGCGCAAGACACACAGGCGTGAGAACTATTCAACGAATTGGGATTTTGATGGGCATAGGGGTCCTCCCATATCTGCAATCTCTTATCGAATGTATTAGTGACAAGTTAAACGATGAGCATCTGCCAGTGCGCATTGCTACTGCGCAAAGCATTGCCTCCCTTGCTCAAAGCTCATACCCGTACGGTATTGATGCTTTCAATTatgttcttgaacctcTGTGGCGGGGCATCAGAACTCATAGAGGAAAGGCTCTAGCGTCTTTTCTACGTGCATTGGGCTTCATTATTCCCCTAATGGATGCCGAGTACGCTGGTTATTATACACAAGAAGTCATGAGGATAGTCAAACGTGAATTTCACTCCCCGGAcgaagaaatgaaaaaagcAGTACTCCTAGTGTTGCAAAAGTGCTGTGGAACAGAGGGTGTTTCTCGTTTACAACTTAAGGAGGAGATAGTTCCAGATTTCTTTCGCAACTTCTGGACTCGGCGCACTGCCTTGGATCGTCAAATAAGCAAACTTGTTGTTTACACCACGACTATTCTTTCCGAAAAGGTGGGTTGTGCATTTCCCGTGGGTTATCTCTTAAATCCATTAAGAGATGAATCTGAGCCATTGAGAACAATGGCTGCGCGCGCCGTGAATCAAATCGTTAAGTCGCAGGGCACGCAAGATATTGATCAGCGACTGGAAACCAGGATGATAGATGCTCTCCTTATAgcatttcaagaacaaactAACGAAGATAACATTGTTTTACGGGGCTTCGGAACGGTTATTAATTCACTAGACACCCGAATGAAACCATACCTCGCACCAATCGTAAGCACCGTGCTACAACGGTTGAGGCATAAATCCCCGATCATAAGGCAGCACTCTGCTGATCTTTGTGCAATGCTAGCCTCTGCTGTTAAACACTGCGGAGAGGAAGCTATGCTGAATAAACTTAACATAATAATGTATGAGTCCTTGGGCGAGGTATATCCTGAAGTGCTGGGTTCTATGATAGGTGCAATGTGCGAAATTGTCAGCTGTGCTGACTTTTCGAGAATGCAACCTCCAGCTAACCAAATACTTCCAAATTTAACTCCAATTTTGCGCAATCGTCACAGGAAGGTTCAGCATAATAGTATCCTTTTGATTGGAAAAATTGCTGACAAAGGTCCAGATAGTGTCCCACCCAAAGAGTGGATGAGGATATGtttcgagcttttggagATGTTGAAGAGCCCAAGCAAGTCTATTCAAAGGTCAGCTAACAGCACCTTTGGCAGTATCGCGAAAACCATTGGCCCCCAGGATGTATTAGTTGCATTGCTAAACAAcctcaaagttcaagagcgcCAGCTTCGAGTTTGCACCGCGGTTGCCATCGGTATAGTTGCTGAGACGTGTGGGCCAATCACTGTTCTTCCTGCCCTAATGAACGAATACAAAACACCAGAAACAAATGTTCAAAATGGTGTACTGAAAGCGATGTCATTTATGTTTGAATACATCGGAGGCATCGCGAAGGACTACATCTACACTACTGTTCCTTTGCTACAGGATGCACTTACAGATCGAGATTTAGTCCATCGCCAaacagctgctgctgtaACAAGACACCTAGCGTTGAATTGCATGGGTAAAGGCTACGAAGATGCTTTCTTACACTTGCTTAATTTATTAATGCctaatgtttttgaaacttccCCACACGTCATCACACGTATTGTCGAAGGTTTAGAGGCATTAAGGAATGCCCTAGGCCCCGGGGTCGCGTTAAACTATGTTTGGGCAGGTCTTTTCCATCCTGCCAAAGGGGTAAGGAAATCGTTTTGGGGACTCTACAATAACGCGTACATTCAACATCTGGACTCTATTGTACCTTTCTATCCACAGGTGGAAAGTGGTCCTTTCACGGTTGAGGAGTTGAATGAGATTCTATAATGTGTATAGCATGCTAATCATAAACTCATGGACCATCGGATTTACTGATTTATGGttgtttgaagcttccCCAGGATTAAGTGTTGACCTCGATATTACTCTCAGCCTCGCTTTCGCTACTTGAACTAATAGAAGTATCGTCGCTCTCAGAATCCTCTTGAGATgtctcttcctcatctgaGCTCTCCTCCTCAACAAGCACTCTTCGTCTCCTCTGGCCCCTCGCAGGGATGTCAGAAAAGAACTCGTCTAAACTCTGTAATTTATATTTTCTTCCTGCCGAGGATGTAAAGCCGCGTGAAGACTGGGTGTGCACGTCGTCACTTGTCTCAGAAACAGGAGAAGTCCCGCCAAAGTCGTCACTGTTTTTTCCACCGAAAAATGTTGAAGAGGAGAAACTAGTTTTCATCCTCGAGTAATCTTTTGTTTGAGCAGGGACGCGTAAAGCAGAGCTCTCGTCTGCATCTCCATCGAATGTCCAAGAACTGAAAGAAAGGTAATCTTCCATGCCGGGGTCAAGGCCAAGAGACgcaaagcttgaagcatTCGCAGACGAAGACATATTGAGGGCCATAGGGGCGATTGAGGAAGGCTTGGGGGCCTGTAGCAACAGTGAAGCAATTTCATACCTTTCATTATCGAATAGTGAGCAAAACAGCCTTGAACGGTCTCTGATGTCGAAATCGTCATCAAATTTAGCGAGATAAAACACTGACCGAGCCATTTGAGCCGTTCTTGAATTGTCGATATCAAATGCACCCACCTCGgtgctgctgtttttggaatTGTCAACTTCCCAAGATAATAGTTTAGCAGCTAAGAGCACAATTTGCAGCCTCACCTCCTTGGGTTCccttgaaaagtttggtaTCAAGATTCTCAGCACGTCTGGGCATATAGTAAAGTTGATGCTCGAGAACtcgccaaaaagccagaCTATGCCTGCCTTAGCCGTCCCACTCAAATAGTTTTCTGTCCTCAACACTTGAGACAAGTTCAACATTGTATGCAAATGCTCAGCAGGGTTTTCTTGGATCAAAGACCTTAATACGCTAACAAAAGAATCCAAAGATGCTGACGATATTGAATCCACCATTCTGGTCAATAGCCACTTCGTTATATGAAGAGAAAGGCTCCGGGACAATTGTCCACATCCAGCCAAAGAGTTTAGAGCCTCTTGGATTACAGCCGGTCTTTGGTCATTTATGATATAGTACTTTATCTCAGAAACAACGCGCTTAACATTATTGAGATCCACTAAAGTTGACAGAATCTTCAGCTTTGCAACAGCCGTATTGGTGTCATCGCTAGGAAGCAAAAagaatttgttcaaaaaccGAGAAAAAGTCGATGGGTCCACAGCGCAGTACACCAGTATGCATTGAAAAATTAAAGCGCGTCCGTCTGCAATAGACGGTCCGCCAATGAGCCTAACGAGGGCATCCGTAGCtttagagtttttgaaagttaaAGACGGCGAAAGTTCGAAGTAAGCTTTGCTGATTGCAACAACCACAGCAGCATTCTGAGAGTGAAGTAACTTTTGGAGGGAGTCTAAGAACATACTCAAATCTGGATGGAAGGAAACATCGTAAATTGCAAAAGGGATATCAGCGAAATCATCAGAAAGCGGAACAGCTCGCGCAGCATCAGAGGAATCCATGAGAATGGGCCTCGGAATAAAGTGCTTGCAATATTTGACAGACAACTCGATTAAATATAGCTGGGACCATTCACAAAGCTGAGGTAAAAGTCCACAGTATCGTCTGAAATGGCCATGGAGCAGTTCCAGATGATCAGGAAatgcttctttcatcaaaatGATAGCCgaagaaacaacttcagGGTCGGAGTCAGCAAGTAAGTCTTGTAGTAGGGGAAGAATGTCGTCGGTTAATTCTTCGCGCTGCTCTCGATACAGCTTTAAAAGCGCGAAGCCGACAGCACAACGTACTTCCGCAGCAACATCCGTAATAGCTTTCTTCACCGAATGAAGCACGATTGGATACAACGAAGGGATCCTAATATCGGAGATAGCCTTGAGCGCTAGAGAGCGGACTTCTGGATCTGGATCCGAAAGTGACCTCTGGATAGAATTGACCGCCAAGAGAGCCAGGCCGGGATCCTTCTCGGCATATCTCAGCATGTATATTGCCACCAGCCGCTTGACTTTGACATCGTCTGAACTCACGTTTTTCACCACATCTGCAAAATAGGACTCCAGGTTGATCGTTGGATCATCGCACGCCATTAGCGATGCCACCCTTTTCATGCCATCTCGCACCTCTCTAGAGTTACGGGAGTTGAGCAAGGACCTAAGCCCTTCAGGCGTAATACTCTGCGAATATCTATGGTAGGAGCTTTCACCAAGCCGGGAGGCTGCAACCGCAGCTGCTTCCAGTGTCAATTCCCTGGCTGATTCAAGAGCGGAAGTGATCCGCGAAATAGAATCTACCATCGGCAATCTAAAACCAACTCCGTATGAAGTCAGTCGCTTTTAAGAGATTGCGGAAAGCCTGCGTACGGAATATGTGATAAAATCATTATTACTACAATTTCAATTAACGAATGAATTATCATCAATCATATAATtgcaaaagccaaaaaaaagcCCTGTAGGGGGCTCGAACCCCtaaccttatgattaagagtCATACGCGCTACCgattgcgccaacaaggctcTTATTGGTATGTTTAGAAAATAAATATCTTAAAGGTCATTGATGTGGTCATGTTTTGTTTGAAACCTCTAAAGCGATGAGGCACCGACACTTATTCTTGAACCTTTGGCAGTTCCAGATATTGATGGTCGGTGCGCTATTAAGCAATGGAAGGTGCTGACGGGAATGGCCTTACCGCCATGCAACAGCAAATTTCAGAGATTGTTCAACATGGAGTAATTGATccaaacttcaagttcagtGACGCAGATTTCGAGATATTGTCGACGCTGCGGTACGATCCGGGTTTCACTCACACAAACGGAGGAGGCAGTTCAGGTACTGCAGAAGACGAATTAGACCCAAggctttctgctgctgatgTTCGGGAGGCGCTTGGGGAAAGTCCCCTCTCCGATAGTGGAGAATACTCTATAGATACTATTGCGCAGATGCTTGGCGAGATGCAGAAAGACACTCTGCCACTCTCGCCGCCTCCTGAGGCCGAGGAAGAACTCGAGACTAGCGAATACGGgttgaaaaagatattTTACAACCGATTTTTACTCTTAGGCGAGCAATTCAAGCGGCTAAACCTGGCCCTGAGCTTTTTTAAGTGGAACTTTAGTATCCCCTTTGAACTTTtacttgaaaagctcataCAAGCACTTCCTTGCCCACTGGAGTTAGCAACAGACCTTTCTTCCCGCATGCAAGCGCTCCTTTCAGTTAAAAAATGCTATAAAATGCGTGTACTGGTTTCTAGTTCGGGTCGGATGAGGGTCGAAGCACACGAATTACCACAAAACTGGGGAAATTTTGCCACTGCTTCTCAGTATTTCGTCAACACCGTCTTAAGAGGTTTTTTACCTCAACAAGACGAAGTGTGGGACGTTTTTGTAGACACTCAAGCTATAGTGGCTTCTCCATTCACgactttcaaaaccacCCGAAGGGGCCATTACAATGCAGCCAGGGAACGAATGACAGAGCTTTCTGAGCGTGTACACAATCCAGCTCGGAAATCTGAGATTTTGGTTTACAATAGCGCATTTGAGCTTATGGAGGGCTCCATTTCCAATGCGGCCTTGCTACTCAACGGTAACGAAACATCTAACTCCTTGTATCAAACCCCCTTTTTAACATCAGGTTGTCTATGCGGTGTTATGAGGTATTACttactgaagaagaatttAATAACTGAAGGCAACATTGATGTCAGACACTTGAATGTTGGCGATCAGGTATTGCTCTTTAATGGTGTTATGGGGTGCGTGAGAGGTGTCATTAGGAACTCCTTAGAGTAACCTAACCCAGCATGCTTCTTTTCCTGCCACGCAACCTTACCTCTTCAAACCTTTTAATCACATCTTTTAGTTTTTGCTGCCCCTTCTTCCCTTCATTTTCGTATACGCTTTTGAATCCCATTAAAATCCACTCATTGTACTTATCTGCAAACTTAGAGTGGGTGCTAATTATTGCCCTTTCCAAGACATACAAATCAACGCCTTTGTCTTCAACAAGAGTTGACGCAGAACCTAGCCCAAAGTCTATGAGGTAGGGGCTCCAATCACCATTTTCTTGGTGCAAAACGAGGTTCGAAGTGGTAAGATCCCCATGGCAATAGTCATTCCAGTGTAGAAGCCCAATCTGCTctccaactttgaaaaggacCTTTTCTACAGCTATGTTATAAGGATCAGTCTTGTACATCCATAAAAAATTCTTGAGATTACTGAAGCCGTGGCTTTCGGGTAAATCCTCGCCGATAAACTCTATCCATATGCACCCGTTGTACACATCGCATGCAATAAGTTTTGGGACGTGAAGTCCGGGCACTTGCGAAAGTTTGGCCAGAATTCTTGATTCACTTAAGGTGCGGTGCTTAGTTAGGGTTTTATCAATAGACGGATGCCTGTACTTTTTAGGAGGCCTGTATTTGATGATGTACTTCACTGGGATATCACCTGCAGTCTTGCATGCAGATGCATTGTATGGATGCACATTTGTcgtgaaaacaaaagcctcTGCCCCCTGCGAAATAGGAACAATGGGAACATTTGGTGTAAGATAGGTGACAACCTGCTCAATCACTTCCTTCGACATCCTTTCTGGGAGTTGGTTTTACGCTGATGTCTAATCAACGTTATATCATAATCTAATTTTTAATTTTCAATGCATTATGAATAAAGTGCTTAGCAGTGCTCGACAAGTGAGAAACAAGAGCAAGTCCTTATGACTATGAAGGTTTGAATCCTTTGAATAGCCTCTGTCCATGTTTTATgttcttgaatttgttgCCTCAGGTAAAACTTTAGGAACGATAAAGTGCTGTAAAGGAAACAAATGCACTTGTAGAATTCATAATACTTTCTCAAGGCACATAAGCTTATAGAGGCGCAATCATTTGTAGAAGTTAGAGAAAGCATCGtaacttttgaagctttggTGCTTTGCAGGTTACAGTGTAACGGAACACATATTCAAATTGCACGGAACTGCACAGATTTTAGGGCACAATATGTTACAAGGTACAGTGAATAAAACAGGACGCTACTTGGTTCAAGTGTCCTGTATTCTTTCCTTTAAATCTGTTTTTATTTTTAAGCTCTGTCGCACTACTACCTGGCCTTTCAGCAGACTAAagaatattttgaacatGTCGGAAAACGCTGCTTACAGCACTCAACAATGACTCCATTGCGGCTAAGTTGTGGGCTAGCGTGGCTCAACAGGCAAGTTGGATAACTTGAATAGAGCCGGaggctcttcaaagctacAACATTTACTGTGCTTATATCTTATATCATTCATTGTATGGATTGCTATCTACGTAAAAAACCTAAGGAATATCACTTTTGCTGGCCACCATACTTGCTTCTCCAGTTCTCAATCTCTTTTTCATCAATACGTTTAAAGAGGTACTCTgccttgttgatgttgtGTCCGCCTTCTATGCATAGGTAGAATTTGTCGTCAATCTTCTTAGCTGGTGCATTCAACATCTTGTAGATAGTTTCGGCAGCTTCTGGCATGAATGGGTAGATCACAGAGGCCACGGAGTAAACAATGTTGAGACCCACACCAACAACAGCGTCAGATTTAGCAGGGAACTCCGAGAAAAGACTGTTGTcaagcttgttttcttgcaaaaacaagttACCACGGGCACTTAGAGACATAGCAATCTCCAAACCACGTCTTTCGTGGGATTGTTCCATTTCGGAAACGTAGCTGCTTAAAATAGAGTTTATGTCCTTCTCCAATTTGACGAAGTCCGCCAACTGCTTTTGATCATATTCAGGAACGACACCATTGTACTTGGCATTGACGAACTTGACCAGTCTGTTCACAAAGTTACCAAGGTTGGCCAAAAGCTCACTGTTATTTCTAGCAACAAAGTCGCTCCATGAAAAGTGAGAGTCACTGGATTCAGGTCTCACAGAGGCCAAATAATATCTCCACACACTGGGGGAAACACCAGTATCCTTTGCATTGTTGCCAAAGACTCCCACGCCTCTactcttcgaaaacttg contains:
- the IKI1 gene encoding Elongator subunit IKI1 (similar to uniprot|P38874 Saccharomyces cerevisiae YHR187W IKI1 Subunit of the Elp4p-Iki1p-Elp6p- subcomplex of RNA polymerase II elongator complex which is a histone acetyltransferase iki1 mutations confer resistance to the K. lactis toxin zymocin) produces the protein MASSSHNPAVLLKRVLSLRESSPFILCVDCIERSASSIVEEVSREVGDSATIIYVSYETNNKPRYATHFVEGTGSEARLLDTIKSYLPSKPSPRKHLVIIDTLNLIPNNKLSQFISSMVSPSVVLLGIYHKQQPEVRPSSMENYPSSLQLLQFMATSILDCQPITEDAAAEEMLDSKIQKLVIPRGLNSPVFKLVLTNRRKSGRALTYSFQFDSRNHTYNVLQEQAENENTEDDKEVFEGLTTFNLNISNRQKAARENVALPFLEAQSFNAGGAIVYEYEKDDDYDEEDPYEDPF
- the GPI16 gene encoding GPI-anchor transamidase subunit GPI16 (similar to uniprot|P38875 Saccharomyces cerevisiae YHR188C GPI16 Transmembrane protein subunit of the glycosylphosphatidylinositol transamidase complex that adds GPIs to newly synthesized proteins human PIG-Tp homolog) is translated as MRALLVLFWAFLVAKAQEVRSSIDEELLIPNETESAGSADETCIAEDSSFGLDSGNSTSNDKEDPVEEELLNEALQKPVFFEKQDAIKYPFAEQLTLKPLPRNYMVASFQFQMASNNLSVGQSETDFDAYRHYTVFPKAISPILEYTNTRQLHLRFTHGLWDSESWGQLPHKGSKSGGNGVELWAVIEADSKEIAFRHWVSLANSLSGLFCSSINFIDSERTTYPVSSFQPQGDGGLPVFNATNGLFLIRAALANEPICTENLTPFLKLLPTRGKSGISSLLDGHKVFDSNWHSMSLDVETTCDGNDCKYHMEELIEIVFNVPNTLARAEKPIPKPVKESDLKCDESKPHDNFECFPLPQSKEIKFRLSELFGKQIVGSSLISESPSQICADVSDNWKAYIDVDNMLFATDNNCFSVKENKLHDLYLESDDTTQVTPPESVPLYVSRSLTGYGQDSGGLRTVFKNPGNESVNAIYFEALPWYMRIYLSSLKIESADGLEIEDVVRGTYYLPAIDRERPTHLEYNLTIPANTTIALSYQFDKALLKYAEYPPDANHGFEIESAVVTVLEPVRYEMRTATLLLSLSTPDFSMPYNVIILTSTVMGLAFGTLFNLMVKRLVPLEEADRQASLRPGLKGKVARMLKAFSLKRKKVDEVKKRQ
- the HSH155 gene encoding U2 snRNP complex subunit HSH155 (similar to uniprot|P49955 Saccharomyces cerevisiae YMR288W HSH155 U2-snRNP associated splicing factor that forms extensive associations with the branch site-3' splice site-3' exon region upon prespliceosome formation; similarity to the mammalian U2 snRNP-associated splicing factor SAP155) translates to MKDLESVENMDSNQKHCLTAAYTMPQELKTELEVHGKDDALTERMRAKAASARESDYQRKRYDLQLKEGAGNGQENDKKRHLEVDITSEPRQGAVVKRSRWDVVEAYQMPESSREEIQNLSKELITEVPGVRDLQFFKPSDKNHFGELLSDKKELSEEEEKDRQFLRLLLRIKNGRPQTRKSAMRALRDRASEFGAPRIFNRVLPILMDRSLEDQERHLMIKVVDRILYQLQDLVKPYTHRILVVIAPTLIDEDIVTREVGREIISRLAHSVGFATIIMNVRADIDNQDEYVRNITSRVLAVVAKALSVSNMIPFLKAVCNSRKSWRARHTGVRTIQRIGILMGIGVLPYLQSLIECISDKLNDEHLPVRIATAQSIASLAQSSYPYGIDAFNYVLEPLWRGIRTHRGKALASFLRALGFIIPLMDAEYAGYYTQEVMRIVKREFHSPDEEMKKAVLLVLQKCCGTEGVSRLQLKEEIVPDFFRNFWTRRTALDRQISKLVVYTTTILSEKVGCAFPVGYLLNPLRDESEPLRTMAARAVNQIVKSQGTQDIDQRLETRMIDALLIAFQEQTNEDNIVLRGFGTVINSLDTRMKPYLAPIVSTVLQRLRHKSPIIRQHSADLCAMLASAVKHCGEEAMLNKLNIIMYESLGEVYPEVLGSMIGAMCEIVSCADFSRMQPPANQILPNLTPILRNRHRKVQHNSILLIGKIADKGPDSVPPKEWMRICFELLEMLKSPSKSIQRSANSTFGSIAKTIGPQDVLVALLNNLKVQERQLRVCTAVAIGIVAETCGPITVLPALMNEYKTPETNVQNGVLKAMSFMFEYIGGIAKDYIYTTVPLLQDALTDRDLVHRQTAAAVTRHLALNCMGKGYEDAFLHLLNLLMPNVFETSPHVITRIVEGLEALRNALGPGVALNYVWAGLFHPAKGVRKSFWGLYNNAYIQHLDSIVPFYPQVESGPFTVEELNEIL